A section of the Oncorhynchus gorbuscha isolate QuinsamMale2020 ecotype Even-year linkage group LG04, OgorEven_v1.0, whole genome shotgun sequence genome encodes:
- the dhodh gene encoding dihydroorotate dehydrogenase (quinone), mitochondrial, with translation MAGQLKRLKDAVKIIGSGSVLFVSYLTAVGDERFYTNQLMPLLQRIVGAETAHVMAVRLIGLGLVPLNRYQDPASLEVNVMGRKFKNPIGIAAGFDKHGEAVDGLYRLGFGFVEVGTITPKPQEGNPKPRVFRLTTDQAVINRYGFNSCGLAAARERLKAREGTQVELTKAGLPLGINLGKNKLSQDAAADYLEGVRTLGPLADYLVVNVSSPNTPGLRDLQGKGKLRQLLYKVLKERDALQGGSRPPVLVKIAPDLTAQDKQDIADVVTELGVDGLLVSNTTVSRPETLQDPQSKEVGGLSGQPIKDLSTRTVREMYSLTKGKVPIIGVGGVASGQDAMDKICAGASLVQLYTSLTYQGPPVVTKIKRELEQLLKEQGFASISDAVGADHRGAEGKFQQQSREGQ, from the exons ATGGCGGGGCAACTGAAG CGTCTAAAGGACGCGGTGAAAATCATAGGGTCCGGCAGCGTCCTGTTTGTCTCCTACCTCACTGCTGTGGGAGATGAGCGCTTCTACACCAACCAGCTCATGCCCTTGCTGCAGAGGATTGTGGGAGCAGAGACAGCCCATGTCATGGCTGTGAGGTTAATCGGCCTGGGTCTGGTGCCTCTGAACCGCTACCAGGACCCTGCATCACTG GAAGTGAACGTCATGGGCCGTAAGTTCAAGAACCCCATAGGGATAGCAGCAGGATTTGACAAGCATGGGGAGGCTGTTGACGGGCTGTATAGACTAGGCTTTGGCTTCGTGGAGGTGGGGACCATCACCCCCAAACCCCAGGAGGGGAACCCCAAACCACGTGTGTTCAGACTGACCACTGACCAGGCGGTCATCAACCG ATATGGGTTCAACAGCTGTGGTCTTGCAGCAGCACGGGAGAGACTAAAGGCAAGAGAAGGCACCCAGGTAGAGCTGACTAAAG CTGGCCTGCCCCTGGGCATCAACCTGGGAAAGAACAAGCTGTCGCAGGACGCAGCGGCAGACTACCTGGAGGGGGTGCGGACGCTGGGCCCTCTGGCTGATTACCTGGTGGTGAACGTGAGCAGCCCCAACACCCCAGGCCTCAGGGACCTGCAGGGGAAAGGGAAACTGCGACAACTGCTGTACAAG GTGTTGAAGGAGCGTGATGCCCTACAGGGTGGGAGTAGGCCACCTGTACTGGTAAAGATTGCCCCTGACCTCACCGCCCAGGATAAGCAGGACATTGCTGATGTGGTCACAGAG CTTGGTGTGGATGGGCTGTTGGTCTCCAACACGACAGTATCCAGGCCTGAGACTCTACAGGACCCCCAGAGTAAAGAGGTGGGAGGGTTGAGCGGCCAgcccatcaaggatctctctacacGCACTGTGAGAGAGATGTACAGCTTGACAAAAG GTAAGGTGCCAATTATTGGAGTTGGGGGTGTAGCCAGTGGACAAGATGCCATGGACAAGATCTGTGCTGGAGCCTCATTGGTCCAGTTGTACACCTCTTTAACCTATCAGGGTCCACCAGTTGTCACCAAAATCAAAAGGGAACTAGAACAGCTTTTAAA AGAACAAGGATTTGCAAGCATATCGGATGCTGTTGGAGCTGACCATAGAGGAGCTGAGGGGAAATTTCAACAACAGTCTAGAGAGGGACAATGA